The following coding sequences are from one Synergistaceae bacterium window:
- the ruvX gene encoding Holliday junction resolvase RuvX: MALAAGQMGIYTREDLILGIDPGRDKTGFAFVDFNGNLLASGIFETSKRDDFFADLKNFNDSNFIIDLIIEGSADSLKDSQIKFLALGKGTHSKEFYNYLREKLPNDINILLVDERNTTLEARALYWKLHKPSLLMRLIPEGLRVPDRVLDDLAACIIALRALKKYKNIEI, translated from the coding sequence ATGGCTTTGGCTGCTGGACAAATGGGAATATACACAAGGGAAGATTTAATACTGGGAATAGACCCCGGACGAGATAAAACGGGCTTTGCTTTTGTTGACTTTAACGGGAATTTATTAGCGTCGGGAATTTTTGAGACTTCAAAGCGTGATGATTTCTTTGCTGACTTAAAAAATTTTAATGATTCAAATTTTATTATAGATTTGATTATAGAAGGCAGCGCGGACTCATTGAAGGACTCGCAAATAAAATTTTTAGCACTAGGGAAAGGGACTCACAGCAAAGAATTTTATAATTATTTACGTGAAAAATTGCCGAATGATATAAATATTTTGCTTGTTGATGAGAGAAATACGACTCTTGAAGCCCGTGCGTTATACTGGAAATTGCATAAGCCGAGCTTATTAATGCGGTTGATTCCTGAAGGTTTGCGAGTTCCTGATAGAGTTCTCGACGATTTGGCAGCGTGTATAATTGCGTTACGAGCTTTGAAAAAATATAAAAATATAGAGATATAA
- a CDS encoding lysophospholipid acyltransferase family protein: MLCHVNNKFCREVIIIFIKIFVKFLRICPHRFALLLGDLIGRLLRLILWKKVDRCEARCVKSLGVGVTLAREIVKKSFINLGMSAVEFIRIPVIKSRLNELVEFPEESQELLRYALSQGRGAVLMCTHMANWELAAARVINAGFALNAVYTPQRDNKINSIIENIRENFSGMKMITSEGGGLREIFKTLKSGGILVIMQDLDARQDGIITKFLGIDASTHEGIAKLYKKFKCPVIAARYFRDWAKPEQHYIRFKEILSDRLDKNGHEFGEDIKASIEMCNNFIENCIKETPEQWLWLLDKWEYTQGKI; this comes from the coding sequence GTGTTATGCCATGTTAATAATAAATTTTGTCGGGAGGTCATTATAATATTTATAAAAATTTTTGTGAAGTTCCTGCGCATTTGCCCTCATAGATTTGCGCTCTTACTGGGTGATTTAATCGGGCGTTTATTGCGTTTGATTTTATGGAAGAAAGTAGACAGGTGCGAGGCTCGCTGCGTGAAATCGCTGGGAGTCGGTGTAACTTTGGCGCGTGAGATAGTCAAGAAATCATTTATAAATTTAGGCATGTCAGCAGTAGAATTTATACGAATCCCCGTTATTAAATCCCGATTAAATGAACTTGTAGAATTCCCTGAAGAGAGTCAAGAACTTTTGCGCTATGCTCTTTCACAAGGTCGGGGAGCTGTCTTAATGTGTACTCACATGGCGAACTGGGAATTAGCAGCGGCTCGGGTAATTAATGCGGGTTTTGCTTTAAATGCTGTATATACGCCTCAAAGAGATAATAAAATAAATAGCATAATCGAGAATATACGCGAAAATTTTTCAGGAATGAAAATGATAACAAGTGAGGGGGGCGGCTTGCGTGAGATATTCAAGACTTTGAAGTCGGGGGGGATTCTTGTAATAATGCAGGATTTAGACGCTCGTCAAGACGGAATAATCACAAAATTTTTAGGAATCGACGCAAGCACTCACGAGGGAATCGCGAAATTATACAAGAAATTCAAGTGTCCTGTTATTGCTGCTAGATATTTCAGGGACTGGGCAAAACCCGAACAGCATTATATAAGATTTAAGGAAATTTTGAGCGACAGACTCGACAAAAACGGGCATGAGTTCGGCGAAGATATTAAAGCAAGTATCGAAATGTGCAATAATTTTATTGAAAACTGTATAAAGGAGACCCCTGAGCAATGGCTTTGGCTGCTGGACAAATGGGAATATACACAAGGGAAGATTTAA